The genomic window TAATTTTTCGTAGTTGGATTTAAGTATTTCTTGATTTTCTACATTTATTTTAAGCATGGCTTTTTCTGATGATACTTCTACATTGCTATAAAAATTTATTGTCTTTAATATATCATTAATAGTGTAGTGTTCGTTATATGAATTATTAGATAGTGCACACCATATTTTATAAATATTTTTGATTTTAAGCAGTTTTATGATACTAAAGAGTGTTGCTAGTGGGTCTCTTACTTTTGAGGGGTATGTAATATTTCCTCCATTTGATCCTTCTCCAAAAATTTTTACTATTAATCCTTTATTCCGTAAGAGGCCAGCCATTTCTGTTAAGTTGGCCTCACCGACTTCAACTCTGTAAACTTTTGTGTTAAATAGCATGGCTATTTTTTCGATGTTTAGTGAGGTTGCATCATTAACAACGACAGCCAAATTGTCTTTAATGCCTGAATGGTAAAGATAACTAAGCTCTGAGAGTACTGAGAGTGCAAATATTTTTTGTGGTGCAATCATGGTTGCTTGTCCTTTTTTAAAAATTGCAACCAAATTGCCCCTGTCTCCATCACAGTCAGGGACATAACCTAATTGAAAAGAATTGTCTTGCTTGAATTTTTGTTCTAATATTTGTTTACACATATTTAGAGATGACCCTTCGGGAGTCATTCCGTGCTTAAAGATTCCAATTTCAGTGTTATGAAGTTCCAATTTTATTCCTAAAGATTCAATCATTTCTTTATCAATTGAGTTGATGCGAGAACTACCATTCATCTCACCTATTATTCCTATGGGTTCTTTTATGATATTTTCTTTTAGTATGTTAGTATTTTCTTTATTATGTTTGTCTGGATAAATTATTTGCTGCATTAGTGACTTATATGAGTTATAAGAGCGTGTTTTATGTTTATCTTGTGAAGTGATAATTACTTCATATGTTTTTAAGTGTAGAGCATTATTATTGAAATTTTGTAAGTTTGTTATTAAATTATTCATTAAATTTTCATTTTCAATGTTGGATCTGATTTGGCATATTATTTTCTTTATTTCATTTGAGTTGAGCACACCTCCATCATTTAATCCAGTTTTGATACCATTATATCCTTTAGGATTATGGCTGGCAGAAATGTATATAAAACCTTTTGAATTTTGACTTTCTTTTGTATAAGCTAATATTTCTGGTATTGGAAGTATTCCAAAAAAATTTACATTGTCATTGTTTAAGATTAGTGTCTTAATTACAATCTCTGAGATTATATTTCCAGTTGATCTTGAGTCTAATCCAACATTGATGTATTCTTTTGGTTTATCTTTAAAATAATTTGATATTGTAAGGGTTATAAGAGCAATCAATATTTTATCGTCATCATTTATTTCATGATCTGTTGAATTTTCATCTTTTGATTTTGCAAATATTTTTCTAAAGCCAGAAGGAGAAAGTATCATTTTATTAATAGCATTTCTTAGATTTGTCATGTTTAATATATAATTTTTTAGCATATTTTCCTCCTCATTAGGTTTTAATATTTACCTTTATTGTAGTAGCATAATTATAGTAACATATTCTATTATAAGAAGCATTACTTATTATAATCCTTGTAATATGTTACTATTGTTTACCTTATGCTTAAAATGGGGTTTTTAGTATGTGCGAAGTAATAGATAAAATTTTTTCTAAAAAAATGCTTGATATGCTTAATATGCATAAACTTAAAGTTTTAAGCAAGTCTTTTAAAAATTTTCCCAATGAGAGTCATAGCAGTATTTTAAGTCTTGTTGATCATCCTGTTAAATTAAAATTTAAGAAAGAACTTGTTGAGCATAATTTGAAAAAATATATTGATGATTTTACAAAATTTTTATTTTCATCAGAAGGCGATTTTTATGTTTTTACTGGCGATGAGCTTGAAAGACTAGGTTTATTGCTTTATCCTTATCTTTCATTTGGTATTTTGAATGGAGGTTCTGCAACTAGTTATTTCGATATACTTAAAAATAATGATTTTAATGAGGAATTATATCTTTTATATGCAAATAAAATATTTGAAGCTAAGGAGTCTTTTGGGAATTTGCCAAAGGGAATAATACCCGCATATGTTAACAAAGATGGTAGTTATGGATTTTCATTCTTAGCATTAAAAATCCGACACCTTTTAATGCTTTCTAAGAGATATTATGAACTTTATGGTAAGAGTATTAAGCCTTCAATTTTTCAAATGACAAGTTTTAAGACTTATGAATTAATTTCTAGTTTTTTAGATAATATTTTTGATGATAATTTGATTGAAGATTTAAATTGTTGTGGTTTGCAAAAGACAGATATTTTTACAGCTATTCAG from Borrelia hermsii DAH includes these protein-coding regions:
- a CDS encoding phosphoglucomutase: MLKNYILNMTNLRNAINKMILSPSGFRKIFAKSKDENSTDHEINDDDKILIALITLTISNYFKDKPKEYINVGLDSRSTGNIISEIVIKTLILNNDNVNFFGILPIPEILAYTKESQNSKGFIYISASHNPKGYNGIKTGLNDGGVLNSNEIKKIICQIRSNIENENLMNNLITNLQNFNNNALHLKTYEVIITSQDKHKTRSYNSYKSLMQQIIYPDKHNKENTNILKENIIKEPIGIIGEMNGSSRINSIDKEMIESLGIKLELHNTEIGIFKHGMTPEGSSLNMCKQILEQKFKQDNSFQLGYVPDCDGDRGNLVAIFKKGQATMIAPQKIFALSVLSELSYLYHSGIKDNLAVVVNDATSLNIEKIAMLFNTKVYRVEVGEANLTEMAGLLRNKGLIVKIFGEGSNGGNITYPSKVRDPLATLFSIIKLLKIKNIYKIWCALSNNSYNEHYTINDILKTINFYSNVEVSSEKAMLKINVENQEILKSNYEKLLKKEFNNNTVLHKLPIHNYEIINYEGINQNISRTGDSSGGLKVLFKNNKQEIIASLWMRGSKTEPIFRVLSEVKSEHNALLYPLLDFHKHLIHTANSLA